In the genome of Dromiciops gliroides isolate mDroGli1 chromosome 1, mDroGli1.pri, whole genome shotgun sequence, the window tttttcttatttttcatattaGAAAGTTTATTCAGGATGCACTATAAGAGGTGgataagagagaaaaggagaaaagaattaaCTCACATGAATACCCACATACACTATTtgcaattattttataattagggctttatatatttttatatttagagttttcttgatTATagataaagtaaaattttataattACATGAGCTTAATAGAAATTTTAATGTGGAGTTTTTATGGGCAAAAGTTATCATAGTATTTATTGTAAGCACttactgaattaaattaaaaggttagTATAATGGAATTACTGTGGGGTTCatacttcatttttttgtttgagaTGTTCACAGGACAAAAATATTGGGAACCACAGTTCTTATTTGTTATAGTAAATTTAATAATCAGATTCAAACCATTagactcaaaaatatttttcaaaattcctTTTTCAATATGctcatattttaaattcatttggtaCAGCATTATTTTAGCATATAGCTCATTGTTAGGCAATTTCTTGGGTTTGTGTTAAAtgcagtttttatttcttttaatctgGATTTAGGAATAAAATTATCTCTTATGATCATGTACTATAGAACTGAAGAAGTCATTAACAAAAAGCCCATGATAGTCCTCATCTGTTTCCAGTTATTTAATCATGAAGTAGTCTTGGCAAATAATAAAAGCATGGATTTTTTCAGTGTATTTCAAGTGTGTGCTTGGTTCATCCAATTTGGTGGTCAGTTTCATCTGCAAAGGAGCATTTCCAGCAGGTGAAGTATTGGCAAATTCTGAATTGCTTTGATATTTTTTTATGTTCTTGTGAAGATGGAGGAATGCCACTTATTCCACGTCCTCCATCTCATGTTGATCATGACAACAAAGTGGGAAAGTGCCAGCCCATAATCTTATGtcatcttgtttattttttaaattctcaggAGAAATTGCATCATATTGAACAGGGTGTTAACACAATCAGTGGTTTCACCAGAGCTCAATTGGCCAGTATTTCCTAGTTTCTGATATGTCTTCACAGCTATGGAACAGCCTCAGGGTACACATAGGACCTTGCTATATTTCAGAGTCATTTGCATTCCTTTACTCTCCTcaattcctctccccttccccccaaattttaattgtatataaaatatgttgattTCAAGGATCTAATTTTTTCAATGGCGTTCAGCTAGAAATGGCTTTGGGACAAGTCACTATGCTTACAGGTAAGATGCCACCTTTACATTTAATATTCTACAACTATTTCATGTGTGCATAAAGTAGTTGATTTTTGTAGttgaatagaatatttgaatgtaagcttatATTTCATTTACTCACTATAAACAATGTCATTACAGCTCTATATGCTGAATGAATGTTAGGGATGATATTCCCCATATAGTTTAGTCATTCAATTGTAATTTCCTTGTCTAGGTCTACCTTaataggaaaatttttaaaattccatgtagcttttttgtttgtgggggcaatgagggttaagtgacttacccagggtcacacagctagtaagtatcaaatgtctgaggctggatttgaactcaggtcctcctgaacccagggctggtactttatcaactgcaccacctatgtGCTCCCTATTTAGCTTAGAGCTCATGATTATTTTGTGTGGTAAAATAATTAAAGCATTAtccttaatttttattattaaatgttgGGTCTAGATAATTGTGGGCAATAATTTTGCCTGTAGCATTGTTTCAGTTCTAGTACAGTTTATTGGTTGAGTCCTCCAGGATATTTTCAggcatgtatttgtatataggGATTTAGCATTTTAGTTTATGAAAGATAATGTATCTCTGATGGATCATTTTAGCCACCAGATCATGTCTTGTTGGTATTTTGTAAGTGTGAAATTTTTACAACCTTTAGTGATTCATTCTCTACCTCTCcactattttctttcatattctatGTTGATCACTAAGTTAAGGGACTGTGAGGATAATCCTTTGTGGTGGCAGGAATCTGGTCCATACTTGATATCACATACTCTTACGTTTCTAGAAACTCCCAGGCATTTGTTTgacatttctattttgaggtaATGTTGTTTGAGTTTATATGGATGCCACCCATGGAGGGTGTTTTGCCTCTGCTCTTAAAGGGTCATAATCATTTCATAGTTtccatcttgaaaaaaaaaagccacttttAGTTAACATTTGACAAATCTAATAGCAGATTGTTATCAGCTTTTATTTCTGTTGaaagttttatctatttattccaTTATCTAAGAATCTTGATCAATCCTCCCCTTTTTTGGCAAGGGGTTGTTCATCTTTCTTTAGTTTCCTTAGTTATGGCTCTTAAGTTTTGTTAATGTGTGGTTTGAAATTTTATGGGGGTGCCTaactctgtcccaagttttagggaatttatcTGGGGtgtctaatatattgttacttagaaattagaggatatagcaccagtttggggcattaagcatttattaaagcatattaaatattagtaaagagagaacacatggctccaaaagttcagaagccctacatacttAGGATAGTGAGAAAGAGCCAGAGGGCAGcatgggagaggaaagagagtgtaAAAAGAGTGTGAGAGACCCCTCTTGAGGTTTTTTATCCTTTCAtgggtagaggtgggtcactgaaCCTTGATCCAaactaattggccagtaacattcaaatccattgattggcatgacttgagggtggtctagataagctaacttcctttagttatttGGGAAGGTCAagctacatttcctttgaaattctcctgactctgggctggccctgcaaaaccagcctctgtgtgtgtgtgtgtgtgtgtgtgtgtgtgtgtgtgtgtgtgtgtattcggggggggggggtctctgagtccccaaaataccccattattaacaattttctcacaattcccctgtgcttcattaaaaaataatcagttttCTTAATTGAAGCAGTGACTGAAATTACAAACAATTATAAAAGGTTCTATGATGATTAACAATATAAggggaaataaaaggagagaaatgaatTTGAGGGacacattgacaaaaactaaagggggcagtcccctttaggaggtagctattacaaatagtgtatgcattagaaaaaggaaaacaaaaaagtaaaatgtccatttaagtctttggaagtcttatCTCAGATAATTCCTGGGATGTCATCATGATgtagctctggattctgggcatGGTCTCAGGTGTGATTGCAGAGAAGTCTCTCAGGTGTCTTCAGATGCTGATGCTCAGCTAGAAAGTCTTCTCAGCTGGAAAGTTTCTTACAAAACTGAtattaacacaactttaaatagctttgccaataaccaaatcaaacaatgagttctcaaaaacatgtgtctaaggaaattcagaatcttttaaagATGTTATACTTATGTATTGTCCAGTGGTTACATAtgaaacatatataataaaaattaatattactgtAATCCCCCTGTGGAGAACAAATTGAGAAGATGTAatataaaagttgtcagattaaCTTCAGTTATAATAACTTCTAACAGAAGTGAATGTCTCCTTAAGATATTTGCAAAAGATTCCATAAATTATGCTGATAGTACCCTTCTTTATTACAGGGCTatgacaattgtgatattaattaagaaaaggatttatatcgtgatttcatcacttttttttcatcatgtgcctaattatcctcatgtcaTTATGAGAAAGTAAATAATCTAATATAACTGATAACAGATGTTAAGGCCAAATCCAAAATTGTGTCCATCAtcacatctgagataattatggggttaccataaaaaaatagagaagtgatGGGAGATGAGCATTGCCAGACTTTGTGGCTCTGTAGAGAGCcaatgcagtatgccaggtttaaaataggtggatggaatatacatCCATGCCACCCAACAAattgaggggaaactgagtcaggcttgaTGAAATGCATAAAATTGAGACATTCATCAGGTGTTGAATGAGATGACTGGGATGAAAACATCTAGCTACCTATACTACATAGCCAGAATGTCCAGTGGTatgttgggggaggaggaaagaagtcaaaagaaggcaacctcagctcttgccaattgctgttttctcagcctttcccaaggcagtacACTACCTgtacttcatgcatgtctcccctcctGTACAGTTCAATCCCTGCTCTtatatgtattcctctcatggatggCTGGAATCTTGTCTGCTCAGggtctgataactcagaatagaggaaattaatgtctcaaatagtgagttcccataatccaaggctCATATGGATTTAACTACTGAGAATAATGATGAAAGCAAAAAATTTGAAGTTGCTTCATGACTCAGAGTATAATTACAATAtgtaataattccaaataataactacAAATATATAATCACTATCACATAGATAGTGGATGACAAATGCAAATGACTGACagcattatttattattacataatttccatCAATACATTAATAAGTAAAATCACATCCCCTTGAGAATCAATGTAAGCTGCCCATgaatcctttatatttttttaagtttagtaaaaggaataatacttctagaattaatttacacttgtcataccaatcaaattatcaaggaAATACTTTATGGAATTTGATAGAATAATACTTCCAGACTGTATACTTTATTATGAAATCAAAGTCATCTGGCATTGATTCAAAAATAGAGAGGCAGATGAATGGAATAGACTACACAAGAAAGAGTAAAACACAACAAAACTCAATAACCTAgtgattaaaaaaatggaaaacacaaaTTACCTTAGAAGACAtccttatttgacaaaaaaaaaattacggtgaaaactggaaaatgatctggtagaaattaggcttagaccaacatctacCATCTTCTCTAAattaatatgaacttaatattaatgatcagagtactttttaattgaaaagaaaCTGGTCACATCTATGACTAGCAGATGTAGTcttaaccaaacaaaagatataggCAATTACAAAATATAGCTTTGATTGCATGAatatgaaaagcttttgcacattTTCTCTATTTGTAGTATGCATGTAGTGTGTGGATGTAGATGCttttacctttgtgaaaaatcagaacacattCTAATACAAGTTATgcaatagaattttaaaagaatgctaaTCAGTATGAAAATAAAAACCCATATGATCAATTTCAAAATATAGGTGCAATAGCGTAAAAAGAAACCTTTATGTAGCATTTGAACTGACACTATTTCTCTGAGGGAATCTAGAACTTTTTTGATTTTGATATCTGAAATCCccaaattttatattaatatattgatGTCTAATTCTACATTCCTGCAAAATGTATCCTTCTTTATGGCAATAGAAACAGGTTCTTGAAGTCTGATGACAATTGAATAGCACATCTTTATTCAGCCTAAGCTTCTCTGTTTgatatctaacttttctttttttggtacttGAGGAACAAGctagtttctcttttctttagtccctttgttttctctgttggtcctttcataataatACATATACTTGATAAGATTTtaattaaaggcaaaagcagattaacaaaatgattataaatgaaatgagcatTTTTGGAATATAAAGGATTTATCCTGCATGCACTCCCATCAGGATTAAACATCTCTATTAGAGGGAGAATTTTTAAGCTGTTTCTGTTCCATTAAGGATGGATTTTCTAAGTGACAGGATATACTTTCCATAAAATCCTGTGGGAGAATACACACAATCATGTTGGTTTTAGCAGATACtagatattataaaatttattttattttcaattcatagaaaagaacaagcatttccataacatagtacaataaaaagatgattccacacaaaactgcaaatctaccatatACAacatgctattccctccaaacatataacaaagttatcatataaatttctttttttccctttttcttccattcACACTTCCTTGCTCCAGAGATAGCTACTATTAGACATAAAGAGGTGTGTGTATAggtacatatgtaaaattattgtatacatacttctatttatcagttctttctctggatacagatagtgtctgtcttcatatgtcctttatttttaatttgtgtatttataatagtcaaaattacttagttgctcaaagtcattcttaaaacaatattactgttagttttgcaatgctctcttggttctgctcacttcttttgtcttcattttgtgcaagtctttccatgcctttctaggCATTGAATtaatcatttcttgcagcacagtagtatttcaagACAACCATATTTGTGATGTGATGTGAAATGTCAATTGATGTGAATCCCTGCctgcaatttccatttctttgcccccacaaagagAGCTTTTATAaaaatcccattcacattcaaaagtATAATTATTATTGTGAATGTCCCtaaatcttatttttactcactattttctttctcagcctctctttttatccttctccTGTCACCTTttcctgtccctctccctcctaCCACCCACTTCATTCACCCCTCCAAGAGTCCCCACCCATGCCTTCCCCACTCCAAATCTTAATCCACACACCAATCCAAAAGTACCCCTCATTTCCTCCCCATCTTCCAAGATTCCAATCCACACACCTCTCTATAAATCCCTCCCCTCGCCTGTCCCCCAGTTTTCTCACTTCTTAACCCACAGATCATTCAGATGCACTACTGGCTTATCATGCCCCTAGCATTCCCTTCTTTTGAAGCTGATTTCTCAATTCAGGTGCATACTCATGGTGTATATATCAGCAAAAATGAAGAATAGGATCTGATGTAGTCTACAGCTTATAACACATGAACAGTATGTACATGGAACTAGTAAATTTGGCTCCATATCATGATGAGGAAAACAACTGGACTAATTCATCACAGAGCATAGATATCAAATAAATGTATCTAGGACATAGATACcatgaactgaataaaaaaatgaattatttaaatgatttatttcatAATAAGAAGttaatttctttgtgtgtgtgtatatatgtaggtaaatatacatatatgtattcattccagaatattttattttctggggCCATTAATgtgaagattttatatatatatatatatatatttttttttagtgaggcaatgggggttaagtgacttgcccagggtcacacagatagtgttaagtgtctgaggccagatttcaactcaggtagtcctgactccagggccggtgctctatccactccaccacctagctgccccacatatattaatttttttaaatagtatgaaTTGTAGGTGATTTGAAAGGGAGTTTATTGCCtgattatttgttttaaatggaatgaattattctttgcttcatctgtaaaaatttcCAAATGTATATATGGAAAAGAAGTCATactatcatagatctagaactagaagggaactcagattCCCTAGTTCAACCTCattatttttcagatggggaaactgaggtcctccaAGGAAGTAAAAAgtaattgtccaaggtcacacaaatagtgagTGCAGTTGTTCCTAGACTTTTCTTTGTGCTTTAGGGCATCCTCTATCCCAGTGAAGAGAGGgtgacattgtttttttttcaaatatggaCAATATgtctttttcattctcctttgtgGGAATTTTGAACCACAAGAAACTAAATGCTTACTGAAAGTTTTCTAGGACATGATCCTTTTAGAAAATCTTTCTTGCAATAGTCATTCAAGTAAACATAATCtagtgaggtgaaacctcaagcTGGTTTCTGGAAATGTCCATGAGAACTTACCAATTCTTCTCACATCAgttcttatgtttatttttttcactacTATTACTGTCTTATTAATTTTTCTGATTTATCCTTATTCTTTACTTAAGCAGGCTATATACTTTAATGTCATTTTGTTTATtgaaatctaattaaaagaagcTCTTTTTACATTGTAAGATTTATTTGGtctgaataaaaattgaaatgttGTTGATTTAGTTAAGGCCTAAGATTAAAAAGAATTCTGGTTTTCAACTTGGAATTGGGTGGAGTGGAGAGAATGACTTTTCCTCTCATAGTCTCACAAAATTGGTCCCATTAATGTCAAATGATGTGACTAGGTCAGCTGAGACAGTTGATCCTGTGGATGACTTACTTTCCCTTTTTAATGGAAAGAAGTCTTCATTTTGAGAGCTGAAGATAACTAAGCTATCATCCTACCAGAGACCTCTTGGCTGGGAATTCATGAAAATGACTTTGTTACTTTATAGACCCATGCTTCCATGATCTAGATAATTCCTTCCTCCAATACCCTACCAGAGATTACATCTCCTCTGTAAACCAATACATTTTCCTTACGAGATGCTTTAACCAAGATTCATTACTCTATGGCCAAATCAGTAatcaatcttccttccttccttccttccttccttccttccttccttccttccttccttccttccttccttccttccttccttccttcctgcctgcctgcctgccttcctgccttcctgccttcctgccttcctgccttcctgccttcctgccttcctgccttcctgccttcctgccttcctgccttgcTGCCttgctgccttcctgccttcctgccttcctgcctttctttctttttctttctttctttctttctttctttctttctttctttctttctttctttctttctttctttctttctttcattctatcttttgtgggacaatgagggttaagtgacttgcccaggatcacacagctattaagtgaaagtgtctgaggtcatatttgaactcaggtcttcctgaattcagctctaatgctttttccactgtgccacctagctgccccacgtaaTGAATCTTTCAAGATTGATCTGGGCTGTTCCCTGAGCCATCTCTGGGTCCCTACTCAAAGTCTGATCATTAGATATGCTCTACCATAACTTGTACTCCACATGTAGTCTTAAAAACCTAGAGTTACCCCTAAGATGGGTGTGGTGGAGTTaactgttaaatttttagtgtgagcatttacacctagAAATTGGGCAGAgtataaatcagggcttgttttactattttgttgtttgtccataCTTTAAAAAGTGAAGAGAACTTTCCCGGCCTTGACCCACCATGATTGGACTCGCCATGGGCCTCACAGCTCCCTCAGCACCAGGCCGCGACCTCCGGACCCCACCCAAGTAGAGCTTAGACCGCCGACATGAGCTACGTGGCTGCCTACCTCCTGGCCATCCTTGGCAACGACTCCCCCAACTCCAAGGACCTGAAGAAGATCCTGGACAGTGTGGACATCGAGAGGGAAGAGCGCATGAAGAAGGCCATCGGCGAGCTGAGCGGCAAGAACATCGAAGATGTGATCGGGCAGCGGAGCCGTAAGCTAGCTTCCATGCCCTCTGGTGGTGCCATTGCTATTGCTGCCAGTGCTGGTTCTGCTGCCCCAGCTGCTGCTGGTGCTGCCTCTCCTGCtgcagaggagaagaaggaaggaaaaaaaaaaggagtcagaaGAGTCTGATGATGACATGGGCTTTGGTCTCTTTGAGCAACCACCCTGATACTGGAGTGAATAAaccttttatttaagaaaaaaaaaagtgatgagaagcaatttggaactatgaccaaaggactatagaactatgcatacccgtgatccagcaataccactgctaggtttatatcctaaagacatcccccaaaagagaaaaagacctatttgtacaaaattatttataacagctcttttggtggtggctaaaattggagaatggctcaacaaacaaatatgatggtgatggaatattatggtgctataagaaattacaaacagaatgacttcagaaaagcctggaaagacatgtatgaaatgatgtattgtgaagtgagcagaaccaagagaacattgtacacagagacagcaatattgtttgatgaagacctatgaatgacttgactattctcaacaatacaatgatccaagacaatcccaaaggactattgatgaaacatacactccacctccaaagaaagaattgatattgatggaacagactgaaacatgctattttttactttttttcatttttttcttttaatcaagttttcttgtacaaaataacaaatatagtaatgttttccataatcatacatgtataacccatatctgatttgttaccacctcagggaggaggtcggggaggtcaggaaagagggataaaattggaagcaaaactataaataaaaaattattataaaaaagtgatggggaaaatgttaataatatggaTTAAATTTAAATCTGTGTGATGCATA includes:
- the LOC122738868 gene encoding 60S acidic ribosomal protein P2-like, yielding MSYVAAYLLAILGNDSPNSKDLKKILDSVDIEREERMKKAIGELSGKNIEDVIGQRSRKLASMPSGGAIAIAASAGSAAPAAAGAASPAAEEKKEGKKKGVRRV